From the Temnothorax longispinosus isolate EJ_2023e chromosome 6, Tlon_JGU_v1, whole genome shotgun sequence genome, one window contains:
- the Mybbp1a gene encoding myb-binding protein 1A — MSAAAMHVPRDTHMAETIADHADDSAGWRKPDRMNSTILDNFNKLKDGNDSVRLNAGVALLNYLRQHNADQDDKELNYALVRLVRSLGSSMTVTRRGFYSTLTVYLMMHPDTPVEKLLSIMNSQLHPAGSNPKSENADVYMGRILLCGALIRSKLLARNSVEIQQQITEILVNAGKQRSYLSFISVMFLSEIIGQFDTEFMKNVWPIVEKEIGKPWSEQTLDTFYVLLIVRDKHPLLVNHKFLKEHLGVKEIITKESMEDIVKLLTALPRIISYHHPVFKLFCEKLVATELVADFWKGIDQRFLKPSKSDEYIAVEILRLILVNVTDKTIIPTLLSPNLLQHMLKRFSNCKRNNNDEVLVAFRKVLHLIVSATNDNDMKTKVQLSILKKLILHPGDLMIEKKTGVKVTQIITGNLKLDGIKKLGQLYRNIIENRATKDREGTKAELWTNAERSYSAQLLTRLIGRQETFSDQDWRLEQLTFLFYYGLCEVSNVGAELAQQFKDCFYRALDHKLPKLDNARNLLSALVHDRDSKLRLNVIQLRSPLNDAAFDAWDKVINLIEKLEKNTKNSEALPIFHTMNLHMGLQLFSDPEMAIMSINELQCCYERLSKKSKGHKRLENTTTEEEPEWVEVVVDLLLSLLSKNDHLFRSLVGCVFPHICPYLTPSAVHQILAVLDIKNTQKTLTTKQNDDEDSSGIESESEEGEDEEEEEEESISNDEILSKSESESDGSEDKDEDEDEDETVTDKLRMALHQALGDAAMQTDDEDIDVDQIDEEEGKRLDESLAAAFKILRENRQARSKKQGKTSQALMHFRARVIDLLSIYLDICPSMAVTLDMIVPLFALLEFCIKDPHQDPLAHRIRACLKKLSTVKKFKDTMGVDDALLMTVLKALIEKGERSASVCQELNDKLAECCTFLVRCAQQANLSTKSIVEIYGQNLTAFFKKRDCVLSSMLFKGVLQLCWEDNWQLAPLLVDFAFDSSIRYFRRNQALELLLIFYNNNRLLNMDTKYADVRMKLETTLCKNTIDTLKETCDLRVNDNGQSASCNNVSARKKVLQKFIGHLLMLLRVVYGRHLPQAWDWQAVKAALIKYRSQNALSGDAKTAYKKLAAEIGVPLNMPSTKGDTKLNSNTVTTQSNGKQSNVVPQNGKASDSEEEEEQEEAQSNNDQRKKRKNKSRQRDKRLLKKEARELRAKVMSQDIELFKFSSVSLPANEDATEVCQNGSSHDKSTRQSSTTPRKRERATEGDRESKRRKSTNRA, encoded by the exons ATGTCCGCCGCCGCGATGCACGTACCGCGCGACACGCACATGGCAGAGACGATCGCGGACCACGCGGACGATTCCGCCGGATGGCGGAAGCCCGACAGGATGAACTCGACCATACTGGACAATTTTAACAAACTGAAGGACGGCAACGACTCCGTCAGGCTGAACGCCGGAGTCGCGCTGCTAAATTATCTGCGCCAACATAACGCG GATCAGGATGACAAGGAGTTGAATTACGCGCTGGTTAGACTGGTGCGCAGTCTGGGCTCCTCGATGACGGTCACGAGAAGGGGGTTCTACAGCACCCTGACAGTCTACCTGATGATGCATCCCGACACACCGGTGGAGAAACTTCTGTCTATAATGAATTCCCAGTTGCACCCGGCTGGCAGTAATCCTAAGAGC GAGAACGCCGATGTATACATGGGACGTATACTGCTGTGTGGCGCGTTGATAAGGTCCAAGTTACTTGCTCGCAACAGTGTCGAGATACAACAGCAGATTACAGAAATCCTGGTGAATGCTGGCAAACAGCGCAGCTATCTGTCATTTATCTCCGTTATGTTTCTCAGCGAGATTATCGGTCAGTTTGATACTGAATTTATGAAGAATGTCTGGCCAATTGTCGAGAAGGAAATTGGCAAGCCATGGTCCGAACAAACTTTAGATACGTTTTATGTGCTGCTTATTGTTAGAGATAAGCATCCGTTGCTGgttaatcataaatttttaaaagaacactTGGGTGTGAAGGAGATTATTACCAAGGAGTCTATGGAAGATATTGTTAAACTATTGACG gCTTTACCTAGAATTATTTCTTACCATCATCCAGTGTTCAAGCTGTTTTGTGAAAAGCTAGTAGCGACCGAGCTTGTGGCAGACTTCTGGAAAGGCATCGATCAGAGATTTCTAAAACCATCGAAGAGTGATGAATATATCGCTGTGGAAATTTTACGACTAATTCTTGTTAACGTTACGGATAAAACTATAATTCCAACATTATTATCGCCGAATCTTCTACAACAcatgttaaaaagattttctaaCTGCAAGAGGAATAATAACGATGAAGTTTTGGTAGCATTCAGAAAAGTTTTACACTTGATAGTGTCTGCTACGAATGACAATGACATGAAGACGAAAGTACAGCTGAGTATATTGAAGAAGCTTATATTGCATCCTGGTGATTTGATGATAGAAAAGAAGACGGGTGTCAAGGTGACCCAAATAATTACGGGAAATCTGAAGTTAGATGGTATCAAGAAATTGGGCCAattgtatagaaatattatagagAATAGGGCAACTAAAGATAGAGAAGGTACAAAGGCGGAATTGTGGACAAACGCTGAGCGAAGTTACTCAGCGCAACTATTAACAAG ATTAATAGGTCGTCAAGAGACGTTCTCAGATCAGGACTGGAGACTTGAGCAACTGACGTTCTTGTTCTACTATGGATTGTGTGAAGTGTCGAATGTTGGTGCAGAACTAGCGc AACAATTTAAAGATTGTTTTTATCGTGCCCTGGATCATAAATTACCAAAATTGGATAATGCACGAAATCTGTTAAGCGCACTCGTTCATGATAGAGATTCGAAATTGCGATTAAACGTGATACAATTAAGATCGCCATTAAACGACGCAGCATTTGATGCTTGGGACAAAGTGATAAACTTGATTGAAAAACTGgagaaaaacacaaaaaattcgGAAGCCTTGCCGATATTTCATACAATGAATTTACACATGGGTCTACAATTGTTCTCAGATCCTGAAATGGCAATTATGTCGATTAATGAACTTCAGTGTTGTTACGAGAGATTAAGTAAAAAGTCCAAGGGACATAAAAGGCTTGAAAATACAACTACGGAAGAGGAACCAGAATGGGTCGAAGTAGTAGTGGATCTTTTGTTATCTCTTTTGTCGAAGAACGATCATTTATTCCGTTCATTAGTTGGCTGTGTGTTTCCACATATCTGTCCGTATCTGACTCCATCTGCAGTTCACCAGATATTGGCT gtattagatataaaaaatactcaaAAGACACTTACCACAAAGCAAAATGACGATGAAGATTCCTCAGGTATAGAGAGCGAATCGGAGGAGGGCGAGgatgaggaggaggaagaggaggaaagtATTTCAAACgatgaaattttatcaaagagtGAATCTGAGTCTGACGGAAGTGAGGACAAGGATGAGgatgaagatgaagatgaGACAGTGACCGATAAATTGAGAATGGCGCTACATCAGGCTCTGGGTGACGCCGCAATGCAAACCGACGACGAAGACATCGACGTAGATCAAATAGACGAGGAAGAGGGCAAGCGGTTGGATGAATCATTAGCAGCGGCGTTTAAGATTCTCCGGGAGAACCGTCAAGCTCGTTCTAAGAAGCAAGGAAAAACGAGCCAGGCATTGATGCATTTCAGAGCTCGCGTTATAGATttgttatctatttatttagatatttgcCCGTCTATGGCGGTCACTCTAGATATGATCGTGCCACTCTTCGCTCTGCTGGAATTCTGTATAAAGGATCCGCATCAGGATCCGCTCGCGCATAGAATTCGGGCTTGcttgaaaaaattgtcaacGGTGAAGAAGTTTAAAGATACAATGGGAGTTGACGATGCTTTGCTAATGACAGTGTTAaag GCTTTGATCGAAAAAGGAGAGCGTTCTGCTTCGGTCTGTCAAGAACTCAACGATAAATTGGCAGAATGCTGCACTTTCCTCGTAAGGTGCGCGCAACAAGCTAACTTGTCTACTAAGAGCATTGTAGAAATTTATGGTCAAAATTTAACTGCGTTCTTTAAGAAGAGAGATTGTGTGCTTTCGTCCATGTTGTTTAAGGGTGTATTACAGTTGTGTTGGGAGGATAATTGGCAGCTGGCACCTCTGCTG GTGGACTTTGCTTTTGACAGCAGTATTCGATACTTCCGTAGGAATCAAGCGCTGGagttgttattaattttctacaacAATAATCGACTGCTGAACATGGATACGAAATATGCCGACGTGAGAATGAAATTGGAAACGACGCTTTGTAAAAACACCATAGACACACTCAAAGAGACATGTGATCTACGTGTGAACGATAACGGACAATCTGCTTCGTGCAATAATGTTAGCGCACGGAAAAAAGTTCTGCAGAAATTTATCGGGCATCTTCTGATGCTGTTGCGCGTCGTTTATGGACGTCATTTGCCACAAGCATGGGATTGGCAAGCCGTTAAAGCGGCGTTAATAAAATACAGAAGTCAAAACGCTCTTTCCGGAGATGCGAAAACTGCCTATAAGAAGCTGGCAGCAGAGATTGGAGTACCTCTCAATAT GCCATCAACGAAGGGCGATACTAAGCTGAATAGTAATACTGTTACTACACAAAGTAACGGCAAACAAAGCAACGTCGTACCTCAAAACGGAAAAGCAAGTGATtcggaagaggaggaagaacaAGAAGAGGCGCAAAGTAATAATGAtcagaggaaaaagagaaagaataagaGTAGACAGAGGGACAAGCGATTACTGAAGAAAGAGGCGCGTGAGTTACGCGCGAAAGTTATGTCTCAAGATATAGAGCTGTTTAAATTTAGCAGTGTCAGTTTACCGGCGAACGAAGACGCGACGGAAGTTTGTCAAAACGGGAGTTCACACGACAAGTCTACCCGACAGAGCTCGACAACGCCACGGAAGAGGGAACGGGCGACGGAGGGCGATCGCGAgtctaaaagaagaaaaagtacCAATCGTGCTTGA